A genomic window from Tolypothrix sp. PCC 7910 includes:
- a CDS encoding aminodeoxychorismate/anthranilate synthase component II, producing MIIVIDNYDSFTYNIVQYLGELAAEFPVATDIKVFRNDKISVDEVRALNPALVVISPGPGRPEDAGISLKLIAELGANLPILGVCLGHQSIGQVFGGKIVSAPELMHGKTSQVTHTGVGVFRGLENPLTATRYHSLVIDRETCPDVLEITAWVEDGTIMGVRHRNYPHIQGVQFHPESVLTSSGKQLLRNFLEQLQSRE from the coding sequence GTGATTATAGTCATCGATAATTACGATAGTTTTACTTATAATATAGTTCAATATTTAGGAGAACTAGCAGCAGAGTTCCCTGTAGCCACAGATATTAAAGTGTTTCGTAACGACAAAATATCTGTAGATGAAGTTCGGGCTTTAAATCCAGCGCTTGTAGTTATTTCTCCTGGCCCTGGCCGTCCGGAAGATGCGGGTATCAGCTTAAAGTTAATTGCAGAACTAGGCGCTAATTTGCCCATTTTGGGCGTATGTTTAGGCCATCAAAGTATTGGTCAAGTGTTCGGTGGTAAAATCGTTTCGGCTCCAGAATTGATGCATGGCAAAACTTCTCAGGTGACTCACACCGGGGTGGGAGTTTTCCGGGGATTAGAAAATCCTCTCACTGCGACTAGATATCACAGTCTGGTTATTGATCGCGAAACTTGCCCCGATGTCTTGGAAATCACCGCTTGGGTTGAGGATGGTACTATCATGGGAGTCCGACACCGGAACTATCCTCACATTCAAGGAGTCCAGTTTCACCCAGAGAGTGTTTTGACATCTTCAGGCAAGCAATTGCTGCGAAACTTTCTGGAACAATTACAGTCGAGAGAGTAA